The following nucleotide sequence is from Primulina tabacum isolate GXHZ01 chromosome 2, ASM2559414v2, whole genome shotgun sequence.
GCCTCCAGAAGCCTGCTAAACTTGCTCCTGCTTCTTCCGGGCAATTCTCGGGTATGGCTTTAATGCCAGAATTGGTTCTTGATTCTTCCGTTTAACAGTTGGATTTTGAATTGGTTTTCTTTTGCAAATAGAAAAGTCGAagaatgatttatttgatcaggtTTATATATTTCACTGATGAATTTTTATGTGATTATTTGACTCCCTTGATTTTTTTTGCTTCAATATTTAGAGAGATGTGGACGAGAATTTGAACGTATTGGGTCACCTAGTGCTTGCTATTTCTAATGTACTTCACTGTCTGATTGAAGAGAATGCTTGCAGGGTTGGTGCAAGAATTTTTAGTTTTTAATGCGCTGAGGCTGCCTGAGAGACCCTTTTTGTGTCTGATATATGCTTTAATAAAACAAAGAAATATTGAGGGAACAGCTGCATTTGGAAGTAAAATAAGTTACTTACAAAATTTGTAGTTACTTTTCAGAATAATTTCcattgattgattgattgacTTAGATGGTGAAGTTGTAAGAATATGGTGTTGGAAGTGTTGTACAAACGGCTACAATATGAATTAAGTCGGCTCATAAGCTTGTCACGGTGTCCCGATTCaatctcgagctcgagctcgagcttgtGTATCATTACTTTGAGCTCGGTAAGCAAGAGGTCAACCCGAATTGTATGAATCTCACTAGTTTAACTCAAGGCCATCTATTTCACATTCACTGGTTGACTTTATACATTTGCAAAACTCAAAGGCGCCTTGGTTTCCTTGATAATTTGACATCTTTCATTTGGTTTAGCCAAGTGTCTGCGATGGCACAGGTTCTTTAGAATAGAGAAATTGCAGACATCTGCTGCAAATCAGACATTTAATAATCATTGTTGCATAATTTAATGTTTTTGTGTTTCATTTAATCGCCGAGTTATTGATCAGCATGCTTAACCGATAACGTTTTGCTTTTTTTATGTTAGTCTTAAAAGACATGAAATCTTGTATTCACTTGTTTAAGTTGTTCATTTTCCAGATAAGATCCCCCAGGATATACAACACAGGACAATTTATATTCTTCGAACCTGCTAAGTCATTCAGGCTTGTTGTGCAATGCTATTGCTGCATCGAAATTCGGTCAATTTCCCTGCGGCAACCTCAGATCGTTTACTTTCAATGATCTAAAGAATGCGACTAGAAATTTCCGATTCGACAGCCTTCTTGGAGAGGGTGGATTTGGGTTCGTTTTCAAAGGATGGATAGATGAGCAAACTTTCACCCCCTGCAAACCTGGAACCGGGATGgtagttgctgtcaaaaaactCAAATCCGAAAGTTATCAAGGCCACAGGGAATGGCTTGTATGTTCATAAAAACTAGCTAATTTTCCATCGTATATACTTATAAAAATCGTAAAGAGCTAATCTTTTTGTGATCCCACTTCTTTGACAGACGGAACTTAACTATTTAAATCTTCTACACCACGAAAATCTTGTGAAGCTGATCGGCTACTGCGCGGAATCTGAGTACAGGCTTTTAGTCTACGAGTACATGCCGAAAGGAAGCTTGGAAAATCACTTATTTAAAAGTAGGTGGATTATCTAAATTTCATtcgtttaatttatttattttcatttactTAGGTCTAGTTTCAATCCATTTATACTGGtgaatttgtaatattttcagAAGGAGCACAACTCATGACTTGGGCTCCACGAATACGAGTTGCTGTTGACGTTGCTCGAGGGTTATCTTACCTGCATAGCCTATATGCCAACGTTATATACCGGGACTTGAAGGCATCCATTGTACTTCTTGATTCGGTATGACTAAATTTACGGGAACAGGGCCATTTCTATAtgttatttatcatgttttatgtTAAATCTGTTTTTAGAGGAATTCAATGCAAAACTTTCAGACTTTGGCTTAGCAAGAGCTGGTCCTAAAGGTGACAA
It contains:
- the LOC142524187 gene encoding putative serine/threonine-protein kinase PBL3, whose translation is MGICLQKPAKLAPASSGQFSDPPGYTTQDNLYSSNLLSHSGLLCNAIAASKFGQFPCGNLRSFTFNDLKNATRNFRFDSLLGEGGFGFVFKGWIDEQTFTPCKPGTGMVVAVKKLKSESYQGHREWLTELNYLNLLHHENLVKLIGYCAESEYRLLVYEYMPKGSLENHLFKKGAQLMTWAPRIRVAVDVARGLSYLHSLYANVIYRDLKASIVLLDSEFNAKLSDFGLARAGPKGDKTHVSTRVIGTKGYAAPEYVATGRLTPKCDVYSYGVVLLELLSGKRALGDENTGGANETLVDWAKPFLNDPRKMLRIMDSRLGGQYPKKDAQFLAVLALQCLNTDPRNRPTMSEVVAAFEQLQASIVANRVLVEAHKKNMVDRKLNSLYSR